A genomic stretch from Deinococcus radiotolerans includes:
- a CDS encoding patatin-like phospholipase family protein produces the protein MSYGLVLGGGGARGLTHIGVWRVLEAHDLHPAVLAGTSMGGLVGAFIAAGYSAAEMERLARSVSWRRLLDLRPGPGLIRPAVVSAWLADHLPATFEDLRLPLAVTATDLLSGRAVYLTRGNLHDALRATTAYPGAVEPIAQEDMLLADGGILNQVPVDAALFLGARRVLAVDATATDPLTPPERRGHLWRRFTREPGGADSAPHLGTVQTLRRAVEIMQAQLTDARVGLYRPDVLLRPTLRDVDLMNFNRADVAVQSGVDAAQAQLPRLLTLTG, from the coding sequence ATGAGTTACGGACTGGTACTGGGCGGCGGCGGCGCGCGCGGACTGACACACATTGGCGTCTGGCGCGTCCTGGAGGCACACGACCTGCACCCCGCCGTCCTGGCGGGCACCAGCATGGGCGGCCTGGTGGGCGCGTTCATCGCCGCCGGGTACAGCGCCGCCGAGATGGAACGCCTGGCCCGCAGCGTCTCCTGGCGCCGCCTGCTGGACCTGCGCCCCGGGCCGGGCCTGATCCGCCCGGCCGTGGTGAGCGCCTGGCTGGCCGACCACCTGCCCGCCACGTTCGAGGACCTGCGCCTCCCGCTGGCCGTGACCGCCACGGACCTGCTCTCGGGCCGCGCGGTGTACCTCACGCGCGGCAACCTGCACGACGCGCTGCGCGCCACCACCGCGTACCCCGGCGCCGTCGAGCCCATCGCGCAGGAGGACATGCTCCTGGCGGACGGCGGCATCCTGAACCAGGTGCCGGTGGACGCGGCGCTGTTCCTGGGCGCGCGGCGCGTCCTGGCTGTGGACGCCACCGCCACGGACCCGCTCACGCCGCCCGAACGGCGCGGGCACCTGTGGCGCCGCTTCACCCGCGAGCCGGGCGGCGCGGACAGCGCGCCGCACCTGGGCACCGTGCAGACTTTGCGCCGCGCGGTGGAGATCATGCAGGCCCAGCTGACCGACGCCCGCGTGGGCCTGTACCGCCCGGACGTCCTGCTGCGCCCCACCCTGCGGGACGTGGACCTGATGAACTTCAACCGCGCGGACGTGGCCGTGCAGTCCGGCGTGGACGCCGCCCAGGCGCAGCTGCCGCGCCTGCTGACCCTGACCGGCTGA